From Xiphophorus maculatus strain JP 163 A chromosome 12, X_maculatus-5.0-male, whole genome shotgun sequence, the proteins below share one genomic window:
- the LOC102223000 gene encoding nicotinamide riboside kinase 1: MRPRAETSDREEGCTCVGKQCGCLLVKRELLLLFFCYFLITRDSRQQFCREHSQMKTLIVGVGGVTNGGKSTLSQFLHQKIHNSCIIAQDTYFKDDCVVPVDSNGFKQYDTLDALHMEKMMKEVYCWRKDPHEFLRQRGLIAKNASTDDELYVLIVEGFLIFNHRPLNEMFDMRYFLEIPYDICKKRRSMRVYAPPDPPNYFDGYVWPMYIQNRKEMEIITSEIVFLDGLKPKDEVLAAVYEDIRQEIARLQGQS; the protein is encoded by the exons ATGCGTCCTCGGGCGGAAACGAGTGACAGAGAGGAGGGTTGTACTTGTGTAGGTAAACAATGCGGCTGTCTCTTAGTTAAACgtgagttgttgttgttgtttttttgttattttcttataACTAGAGACTCGCGTCAGCAGTTTTGCCGTGAGCATTCGCAAATGAAGACTTTAATTGTTGGAGTTGGCGG TGTGACCAATGGAGGAAAATCTACCCTCTCCCAATTTCTCCACCAGAAAATACACAACAGCTGCATCATTGCTCAGGATACGTATTTTAAA GATGACTGTGTTGTACCAGTGGACAGTAACGGCTTCAAGCAATATGACA CGCTTGATGCTCTTCACATGGAGAAGATGATGAAGGAGGTTTACTGCTGGAGAAAAGACCCTCATGAGTTCCTGAGGCAGCGAGGCCTGATAGCCAAAAATGCATCCACTGATGACGAACTTTACGTTCTGATAGTGGAAGGTTTCCTCATTTTCAACCACAG GCCTTTAAATGAGATGTTTGACATGAGATATTTTTTGGAAATACCTTATGACATCTGTAAGAAGAGACGGAG TATGAGGGTGTATGCGCCTCCAGACCCTCCAAACTACTTTGATGGATACGTGTGGCCGATGTACATTCAAAATCGCAAGGAGATGGAGATAATCACTTCAGAAATTG tttttctggaTGGTCTGAAGCCAAAGGATGAGGTTTTAGCTGCTGTTTATGAAGACATTCGTCAGGAAATAGCCAGACTCCAGG gACAAAGCTGA
- the LOC102233721 gene encoding gamma-glutamyl hydrolase-like isoform X1 has translation MPSRRFLICFFLFSICLICCHEAMPANLSQETLNDRPVIGVLTQMVSDDVMKPFGATYIPESYVNYIESGGSRVMPIRLTLSTAEYESIFKKINGLFFIGGAVDLTTSDFARVAKIFYKLALTANDAGDFFPIWGTCLGMQLLTVLVAEENLLSATPARNEALPLNLTTEAHSSRMFQGFSKELIKALTEEPLTGNFHNYGVTVEAFQKNEKLSGFFSLLSTNVAENGAHFVSTIEGKRYPFYGVQWHPEVNRFQWNRKLSFPHSSHAVRLSSQIAEFFINEGRKSFHHFDSPEEEDASLIYKFTPVYTSNFTAYEKVYFF, from the exons ATGCCTAGCAGAAGATTTTTAATCTGCTTCTTCCTGTTTTCCATTTGCCTCATCTGTTGCCATGAAGCCATGCCTGCTAATCTCAGCCAGGAGACGCTGAACGACAGACCGGTGATTG GTGTTTTGACTCAGATGGTCTCAGATGATGTCATGAAACCTTTTGGAGCGACATACATACCCGAGTCTTACGTCAACTACATCGAGTCAGGGGGAAGCAGGGTGATGCCGATCAG ATTGACTCTTTCTACTGCGGAGTATGAAAGCATCTTCAAGAAGATAAATGG CCTGTTTTTCATCGGTGGAGCCGTAGATTTGACGACCTCAGACTTTGCCAGGGTGGCCAAGATTTTTTATAAACTCGCTCTGACG GCCAATGATGCAGGGGATTTCTTCCCCATCTGGGGAACCTGTCTGGGCATGCAGCTGCTCACTGTGCTGGTGGCCGAAGAGAATCTGCTCTCAGCAACTCCAGCTAGAAATGAGGCTTTGCCCCTCAACCTAACCACAG AAGCCCACTCCAGCAGGATGTTCCAAGGTTTTTCTAAAGAGCTAATAAAGGCTTTGACAGAAGAACCTCTGACTGGCAATTTTCACAATTATGGCGTGACAGTAGAG GCTTTCCAGAAAAACGAGAAGTTGAGCGGTTTCTTCTCCCTGCTGTCAACGAACGTTGCTGAAAATGGAGCTCACTTCGTCTCCACCATTGAAG GCAAAAGGTATCCGTTCTACGGAGTGCAGTGGCATCCCGAGGTGAACCGCTTTCAGTGGAACAGAAAGTTGAGCTTTCCTCACTCCAGTCATGCTGTTCGGTTGTCGTCGCAGATAGCTGAGTTTTTTATCAATGAAG GACGGAAGAGTTTCCATCATTTTGACTCTCCTGAGGAGGAAGACGCCTCATTGATCTACAAGTTCACTCCTGTCTACACTTCAAACTTTACTGCCTACGAGAAGGTCTATTTCTTCTAA
- the LOC102233721 gene encoding gamma-glutamyl hydrolase-like isoform X2: protein MPANLSQETLNDRPVIGVLTQMVSDDVMKPFGATYIPESYVNYIESGGSRVMPIRLTLSTAEYESIFKKINGLFFIGGAVDLTTSDFARVAKIFYKLALTANDAGDFFPIWGTCLGMQLLTVLVAEENLLSATPARNEALPLNLTTEAHSSRMFQGFSKELIKALTEEPLTGNFHNYGVTVEAFQKNEKLSGFFSLLSTNVAENGAHFVSTIEGKRYPFYGVQWHPEVNRFQWNRKLSFPHSSHAVRLSSQIAEFFINEGRKSFHHFDSPEEEDASLIYKFTPVYTSNFTAYEKVYFF from the exons ATGCCTGCTAATCTCAGCCAGGAGACGCTGAACGACAGACCGGTGATTG GTGTTTTGACTCAGATGGTCTCAGATGATGTCATGAAACCTTTTGGAGCGACATACATACCCGAGTCTTACGTCAACTACATCGAGTCAGGGGGAAGCAGGGTGATGCCGATCAG ATTGACTCTTTCTACTGCGGAGTATGAAAGCATCTTCAAGAAGATAAATGG CCTGTTTTTCATCGGTGGAGCCGTAGATTTGACGACCTCAGACTTTGCCAGGGTGGCCAAGATTTTTTATAAACTCGCTCTGACG GCCAATGATGCAGGGGATTTCTTCCCCATCTGGGGAACCTGTCTGGGCATGCAGCTGCTCACTGTGCTGGTGGCCGAAGAGAATCTGCTCTCAGCAACTCCAGCTAGAAATGAGGCTTTGCCCCTCAACCTAACCACAG AAGCCCACTCCAGCAGGATGTTCCAAGGTTTTTCTAAAGAGCTAATAAAGGCTTTGACAGAAGAACCTCTGACTGGCAATTTTCACAATTATGGCGTGACAGTAGAG GCTTTCCAGAAAAACGAGAAGTTGAGCGGTTTCTTCTCCCTGCTGTCAACGAACGTTGCTGAAAATGGAGCTCACTTCGTCTCCACCATTGAAG GCAAAAGGTATCCGTTCTACGGAGTGCAGTGGCATCCCGAGGTGAACCGCTTTCAGTGGAACAGAAAGTTGAGCTTTCCTCACTCCAGTCATGCTGTTCGGTTGTCGTCGCAGATAGCTGAGTTTTTTATCAATGAAG GACGGAAGAGTTTCCATCATTTTGACTCTCCTGAGGAGGAAGACGCCTCATTGATCTACAAGTTCACTCCTGTCTACACTTCAAACTTTACTGCCTACGAGAAGGTCTATTTCTTCTAA
- the rnf122 gene encoding RING finger protein 122 isoform X2, with protein MHPFQWCNGCFCGLGVVYSNKSCTMPPITFQDLPLNIYMVIFGTGIFVFILSLIFCCYFISKLRHQAQSERFGYREVVLKGDPKKLNLHGTCAVCLEDFKVKDELGVLPCQHAFHRKCLVKWLEVRCVCPMCNKPIAGPPEQHHSIGTLLDELV; from the exons ATGCACCCGTTTCAGTGGTGTAACG GGTGCTTCTGTGGTCTGGGAGTGGTTTACTCAAACAAGTCGTGCACCATGCCGCCCATCACCTTCCAGGACCTGCCCCTCAACATCTACATGGTCATCTTCGGGACAGGCATCTTCGTCTTCATCTTGAGCCTCATCTTCTGCTGCTATTTCATCAG CAAGCTGCGCCACCAAGCACAGAGTGAACGCTTTGGATACAGAGAG GTGGTGCTAAAAGGAGATccaaaaaagttaaatcttcATGGG ACGTGCGCCGTGTGTCTGGAGGACTTTAAAGTGAAAGACGAGCTGGGGGTGTTACCATGCCAACATGCTTTCCACAGGAA gTGTCTTGTAAAATGGCTGGAGGTGCGCTGCGTGTGCCCCATGTGCAACAAACCCATAGCGGGCCCCCCCGAGCAGCATCACAGCATTGGGACTCTGCTTGATGAACTGGTATAG
- the rnf122 gene encoding RING finger protein 122 isoform X1 produces the protein MHPFQWCNGCFCGLGVVYSNKSCTMPPITFQDLPLNIYMVIFGTGIFVFILSLIFCCYFISKLRHQAQSERFGYREVVLKGDPKKLNLHGQTCAVCLEDFKVKDELGVLPCQHAFHRKCLVKWLEVRCVCPMCNKPIAGPPEQHHSIGTLLDELV, from the exons ATGCACCCGTTTCAGTGGTGTAACG GGTGCTTCTGTGGTCTGGGAGTGGTTTACTCAAACAAGTCGTGCACCATGCCGCCCATCACCTTCCAGGACCTGCCCCTCAACATCTACATGGTCATCTTCGGGACAGGCATCTTCGTCTTCATCTTGAGCCTCATCTTCTGCTGCTATTTCATCAG CAAGCTGCGCCACCAAGCACAGAGTGAACGCTTTGGATACAGAGAG GTGGTGCTAAAAGGAGATccaaaaaagttaaatcttcATGGG CAGACGTGCGCCGTGTGTCTGGAGGACTTTAAAGTGAAAGACGAGCTGGGGGTGTTACCATGCCAACATGCTTTCCACAGGAA gTGTCTTGTAAAATGGCTGGAGGTGCGCTGCGTGTGCCCCATGTGCAACAAACCCATAGCGGGCCCCCCCGAGCAGCATCACAGCATTGGGACTCTGCTTGATGAACTGGTATAG